The following coding sequences are from one Paenibacillus sp. JDR-2 window:
- a CDS encoding ROK family protein: protein MITGDASYIKKMNRSLILKEILKEGMLSRADVSKVTALTRATVSGQVADLLDEELVIETEIEYNQVGRKPIMLSINAEAGYAIGIDLEYDQISFAISDLKGSLVLTDTIKLQSHAYADILSLLTGQIKHYQERFAASRYGIIGIVIAIHGLVSTDEVIHYIPSFGWHDVPLKSDLENALGLQVKLENNANLSAFAERVFFHHETDDLISVTLYSGIGMGMMINHSFFRGQDGFAGEIGHMIVVPGGLPCNCGNKGCWEKYASETSVFQLLRAKKPDADITYAQIGNWIEAKEPDATELIEQFIYYLSIGLNNIINIYNPEVVVLDSELLRIYPDSLQHIESNLNSRVSHYREIKISTIGKKSCVLGACAIAIQNFLRVPVLNLPYKR, encoded by the coding sequence ATGATTACCGGCGACGCTTCTTATATAAAGAAAATGAATCGCTCTCTGATTCTGAAAGAAATTTTGAAGGAAGGCATGCTTTCGAGAGCCGACGTCTCCAAAGTAACCGCCCTCACCCGGGCAACGGTATCGGGTCAGGTCGCGGATCTGCTTGACGAGGAATTGGTTATCGAGACAGAAATCGAATACAATCAGGTCGGCCGCAAGCCAATTATGCTGTCCATCAATGCGGAGGCCGGCTACGCGATCGGCATCGATCTGGAGTATGATCAGATATCCTTTGCGATCTCGGATCTTAAAGGCTCTCTTGTCCTGACCGACACCATTAAACTGCAAAGCCATGCTTATGCAGATATCTTGTCCTTACTGACCGGGCAGATCAAGCATTATCAGGAGCGCTTCGCTGCCAGCCGTTACGGTATTATCGGCATTGTAATCGCCATTCACGGCCTTGTCTCAACGGATGAAGTGATTCATTATATCCCGTCCTTTGGCTGGCATGACGTACCGCTGAAGAGTGATTTGGAGAACGCCCTTGGGCTGCAGGTCAAGCTGGAGAACAACGCGAATCTCAGCGCTTTTGCAGAACGCGTTTTTTTTCACCACGAGACTGACGATTTGATAAGCGTGACACTCTATTCCGGAATAGGGATGGGCATGATGATTAACCACTCCTTCTTCCGGGGACAGGACGGCTTTGCCGGGGAGATCGGCCATATGATTGTTGTTCCCGGAGGCCTTCCATGCAATTGCGGCAATAAAGGCTGCTGGGAGAAATACGCTTCCGAGACAAGCGTCTTCCAACTATTGCGTGCCAAGAAGCCTGACGCGGACATCACCTACGCGCAAATCGGGAACTGGATCGAAGCGAAGGAACCGGATGCGACGGAGCTAATTGAGCAGTTCATCTATTATCTGTCCATCGGCCTAAATAACATTATCAATATTTATAATCCCGAGGTTGTTGTTCTGGACAGCGAATTACTGCGGATTTATCCGGACTCCCTGCAGCATATTGAATCGAATTTGAACTCCAGAGTCAGCCACTACCGGGAAATCAAGATTTCTACCATTGGGAAAAAATCCTGCGTGCTTGGCGCATGCGCGATTGCGATCCAGAACTTCCTGAGGGTCCCCGTCTTGAATCTTCCCTATAAGAGGTAA